One Vibrio taketomensis DNA window includes the following coding sequences:
- a CDS encoding Na+/H+ antiporter NhaC family protein, producing the protein MMTKQSNFVGLLPLIFFIVIYVLTGVYADNFSSMPLLVAFTLSVVVALMIQPKGKKDTFEEKMNIFTKAAGDSDIIMMVLIFLLAGAFYSVTDQMGAVNSIVNFGLSIIPSNMVLVGIFVIGCILSFAMGTSMGAITALAPIGVGVAEQVGGNPALIMATVVGGAMFGDNCSFVSDTTIAACRTQGVTLKEKFKYNFITVLPAIIGTIILLAIIPFGNGAETAVGEYSLINITPYVLIIVAALAGLHVMGVLALGVVAGIVIGFMNGSLDYLSALESVQRGMGWMQNLGMIAIVVSGLVGLMKHYGGIDFLLEKITARSNGAFGGQVGIASLVSLITLATTNNTIGILTAGTIAKDISEKYGIDKVQTASLLDICGCSMNGLMPYAGQFLMVAGLAQISPVSVMPYAFYPMLMLVMALISMVYFSKKAAPIAATKAA; encoded by the coding sequence ATGATGACTAAGCAAAGTAATTTTGTTGGCTTATTGCCTCTCATTTTCTTCATTGTTATTTATGTACTAACTGGCGTTTACGCTGACAACTTTTCAAGCATGCCATTGCTAGTGGCGTTCACTCTTTCTGTGGTTGTTGCATTAATGATTCAACCAAAAGGCAAGAAAGATACGTTTGAAGAGAAGATGAACATCTTCACTAAAGCGGCAGGTGATAGCGACATCATCATGATGGTGCTGATCTTCCTACTTGCTGGTGCATTCTACTCAGTAACGGACCAAATGGGTGCGGTTAACTCGATTGTTAACTTCGGCCTATCGATCATTCCTTCTAACATGGTTCTAGTGGGTATTTTTGTCATCGGTTGCATTCTGTCTTTTGCAATGGGTACTTCTATGGGTGCCATCACAGCTCTAGCACCTATCGGTGTGGGCGTGGCTGAGCAAGTAGGTGGTAACCCTGCGCTAATCATGGCAACAGTGGTTGGTGGCGCAATGTTCGGTGATAACTGTTCATTCGTATCAGATACAACAATCGCGGCTTGTCGTACTCAAGGCGTAACACTAAAAGAGAAGTTCAAATACAACTTCATCACTGTTCTACCAGCAATCATCGGTACGATCATTCTACTTGCGATCATTCCTTTCGGTAACGGTGCAGAAACAGCGGTTGGTGAATACTCACTAATCAATATCACTCCTTACGTACTTATCATCGTTGCTGCTCTTGCTGGTCTACATGTTATGGGCGTACTAGCACTAGGTGTGGTTGCGGGTATCGTGATTGGCTTCATGAACGGCAGCTTAGACTACCTATCTGCACTTGAGTCAGTACAGCGTGGTATGGGTTGGATGCAAAACCTAGGCATGATCGCCATCGTGGTGTCTGGTCTGGTTGGTCTAATGAAGCACTACGGTGGTATCGACTTCCTACTAGAGAAAATCACAGCACGCTCTAACGGTGCATTTGGCGGCCAAGTTGGTATCGCAAGCCTAGTAAGCTTGATCACGCTAGCAACAACGAACAACACCATCGGTATCCTAACTGCAGGTACTATCGCCAAAGATATCTCTGAAAAATACGGTATCGACAAAGTACAAACGGCGTCTCTACTAGACATCTGTGGTTGTTCAATGAATGGTTTGATGCCATACGCTGGTCAGTTCCTAATGGTTGCAGGTCTAGCTCAAATTTCACCAGTATCCGTTATGCCTTACGCATTCTACCCAATGCTAATGCTAGTGATGGCTCTAATCTCAATGGTTTACTTCTCTAAGAAGGCTGCACCAATCGCAGCAACGAAGGCGGCATAG
- a CDS encoding L-fuculose-phosphate aldolase, whose translation MMFEKQRELIVKYCNKMISTGLTRGTGGNISIYSREDKLVIISPSGIDYETMTAEDVVVIDLDGNVVEGSNRPSSEYGLHTVFYKNRDDINSVVHAHPIYSSTLATLGMEIPSAYYLNAVCGGPNVRCAKYALNGTEELANNVFEAMEDRYVVLMANHGLVAGAKDIANAFNKAEEIELSAEIYYKAKLLGTPNIISDEGVQEMLVAFKKYSQVTTK comes from the coding sequence ATGATGTTTGAAAAGCAGAGAGAGCTGATCGTTAAATATTGCAATAAAATGATCAGCACAGGTTTAACACGTGGCACTGGTGGCAACATCAGTATTTATTCTCGTGAAGATAAATTAGTAATTATCTCTCCAAGCGGAATAGATTATGAAACTATGACAGCAGAAGATGTTGTCGTTATCGATTTGGATGGCAATGTAGTAGAAGGTAGTAATAGACCATCTTCGGAATATGGTTTACACACAGTTTTTTATAAGAATCGTGATGACATTAATTCCGTTGTTCATGCTCACCCTATTTATTCTTCAACGTTGGCAACTCTAGGGATGGAAATTCCATCAGCATATTATTTAAACGCAGTTTGTGGTGGCCCAAATGTACGCTGCGCTAAATATGCTTTAAATGGAACGGAAGAATTAGCAAATAACGTATTTGAAGCAATGGAAGATCGTTATGTCGTATTAATGGCAAACCACGGTTTAGTCGCTGGTGCTAAAGATATCGCAAACGCGTTTAACAAGGCTGAAGAAATAGAGTTGTCTGCTGAGATTTATTACAAGGCTAAATTGCTTGGCACTCCAAACATTATCAGTGATGAAGGAGTTCAAGAGATGTTAGTTGCGTTTAAAAAATATAGTCAAGTGACTACTAAATAG
- a CDS encoding iron-containing alcohol dehydrogenase codes for MDNFKFTCKTEVHFGEDEHLKVGDYIKPFGKKVLIHYDGNRIETNGLLDAVTHSLKTNGIEYVTLNNVVPNPLLSGVKEGVQMCREIGVDFILAIGGGSVIDSAKTIAMGVPHQGDVWDFFTGSETPSQVLPVGVILTICGSGSEMSESAIITHDELKLKKGVDNSQLFPRFAILNPELTYSLPKPLLASGIADAMSHTLERYFTTTECSLLNDYMMEGLLKMLLDISPALMEDHTNYDLMAEYMWAATICHNGLFDTGRSSDWASHRIEHEISGLYNITHGAGMAIIFPAWMQFLIENNKLERLVRLAENVFGVQEGNPEEKAQAAINGFVQAFKAMNLSTSLTESNIPTNEFDKVAIQALNGNETLGRYIQLAHKDIIRVLEIAA; via the coding sequence ATGGATAATTTTAAGTTCACATGCAAAACCGAAGTTCATTTCGGTGAGGATGAACACCTTAAAGTGGGCGATTACATCAAACCTTTCGGCAAGAAAGTGTTGATTCATTATGATGGTAATCGCATTGAAACCAATGGTTTACTTGATGCTGTCACTCACTCATTAAAAACAAATGGCATTGAGTACGTCACCCTAAATAACGTTGTGCCTAACCCGCTTCTATCTGGGGTAAAAGAAGGCGTGCAAATGTGCCGTGAAATCGGTGTTGATTTCATTCTGGCAATTGGCGGCGGCAGTGTTATCGACTCGGCAAAAACTATCGCTATGGGTGTTCCGCATCAAGGTGATGTGTGGGATTTCTTTACCGGTAGCGAAACACCAAGCCAAGTACTACCTGTCGGCGTCATTCTGACTATTTGTGGCTCTGGTTCAGAGATGTCTGAAAGTGCCATCATCACGCACGATGAACTTAAACTTAAGAAAGGCGTAGACAATTCTCAGCTTTTCCCTCGTTTTGCAATTTTGAACCCAGAGCTAACCTATAGCTTGCCAAAACCATTGCTAGCATCAGGTATTGCCGATGCAATGTCACACACTCTCGAGCGTTACTTTACCACTACAGAATGTTCACTATTGAACGACTACATGATGGAAGGTTTGCTTAAGATGTTACTCGACATCTCACCGGCATTGATGGAAGACCACACAAACTACGACTTAATGGCGGAATACATGTGGGCAGCCACAATTTGTCACAATGGCTTGTTTGATACTGGCCGCAGTTCTGATTGGGCATCACACCGCATAGAGCATGAAATCAGTGGTCTTTACAACATCACTCACGGTGCTGGCATGGCAATTATTTTCCCAGCCTGGATGCAGTTCTTAATTGAGAACAACAAGCTTGAGCGTTTAGTTCGTCTAGCAGAAAACGTATTTGGCGTTCAAGAAGGTAACCCAGAAGAGAAAGCGCAAGCCGCCATCAATGGATTTGTTCAGGCATTCAAAGCAATGAACCTATCAACTTCATTGACTGAATCAAATATTCCAACCAATGAATTCGACAAAGTGGCAATTCAGGCTTTAAACGGCAACGAAACACTTGGTCGTTATATTCAATTAGCACATAAAGATATTATTCGCGTTCTAGAAATCGCAGCTTAA
- a CDS encoding DeoR/GlpR family DNA-binding transcription regulator — protein MFDCSTTSLCIVQELIKSEKKVTIISNSSIVNDYVKGSSLKLIMIGGIYCDDNDSYTGSIAIDLLSKFSANRAFISCPSFNLEKGLYDNSEDEAMIRHLMMKNSKQVILVVDHTKFDSFSLMKISDVDCVDILITDKKLTDDEQRICSTSNITIL, from the coding sequence ATTTTTGATTGCAGCACTACTTCACTTTGCATTGTTCAGGAATTAATAAAATCAGAAAAGAAAGTAACTATTATTTCAAACTCATCGATTGTAAATGACTATGTTAAAGGCAGTAGCCTAAAGTTAATTATGATTGGTGGTATATATTGTGATGATAATGATTCATACACTGGTTCTATTGCTATCGACCTTTTAAGCAAATTTTCTGCAAATAGAGCATTTATTAGTTGCCCAAGCTTCAACCTAGAAAAAGGGCTTTACGATAATAGTGAAGATGAAGCAATGATTCGTCATTTAATGATGAAAAACAGCAAACAAGTAATTCTGGTCGTGGACCACACTAAATTTGACTCATTCAGCTTAATGAAAATATCTGATGTTGACTGTGTTGATATACTAATAACCGATAAAAAACTGACAGATGACGAACAACGCATCTGCTCTACTTCTAATATCACTATCCTTTAG
- a CDS encoding DeoR family transcriptional regulator has protein sequence MLAQQRKSIIEAMVKEKGSLKVSDLSEEFNVSQETIRRDIDKLQEECTNIVKIHGGVCYVSDNGVPSTVRKIY, from the coding sequence ATGCTAGCACAACAAAGAAAATCGATTATTGAAGCCATGGTGAAAGAAAAAGGCTCACTCAAAGTAAGTGACCTAAGTGAAGAATTTAATGTGTCGCAAGAAACCATTCGCAGAGATATCGATAAGCTACAAGAAGAATGCACCAACATCGTTAAAATTCACGGTGGCGTTTGTTATGTAAGTGATAATGGCGTGCCAAGTACAGTTCGTAAAATTTATTAG
- a CDS encoding Na+/H+ antiporter NhaC family protein: protein MSNSKNTNKTIAPSALALLPLIVFLALFIGVGTYLSLQGVDFAFYQLPAPIAALPAVILALLLSKDKLNHAIEHFMRGVGHQDIIAMCLIYLLAGAFAAVAKASGGVDATVNLGLSAIPTSMILPGIFLISAFIATAMGTSMGTIAAVAPVALGIAQSAGMSLPLTAGVVLSGAMFGDNLSIISDTTIAATRSQGCDMKDKFKENIRIALPAAFVALVIFAFNNTATQVPETGPIEWLKVLPYVTILVLAVSGINVFVVLTIGILLAGGVSLSSIDGYGLTNFGQDIYSGFGNMQEIFLLSMLIGGLSELMRRQGGLAFLTNFVSGIIRTFGSSHSKQANGRASELGIAALVSMVNTCTANNTVAIIVSGSVARQLAEENNVSPRRSASLLDIFSCVVQGVLPYGAQVLLLGSVFSLSPLEIVANSYYCFALAITAIVAVFIKHQTRQPTSQAEY from the coding sequence ATGTCTAATTCTAAAAATACTAATAAAACTATCGCACCATCGGCGCTTGCACTGCTGCCTTTGATTGTGTTCCTCGCACTGTTCATTGGTGTGGGTACTTATTTATCTTTACAGGGTGTAGATTTCGCTTTTTATCAACTGCCAGCCCCGATTGCGGCGTTGCCTGCGGTGATCCTTGCACTGTTACTAAGCAAAGATAAGCTCAATCATGCTATTGAACATTTTATGCGTGGTGTCGGTCATCAAGACATCATCGCGATGTGTTTGATCTACTTGCTTGCTGGTGCTTTCGCTGCTGTTGCAAAAGCCTCTGGTGGTGTCGATGCCACGGTAAACCTCGGTTTATCGGCGATTCCTACTAGCATGATTTTGCCAGGCATCTTTTTGATTTCTGCCTTTATTGCCACGGCGATGGGCACATCAATGGGTACCATTGCGGCGGTTGCTCCCGTAGCACTCGGTATTGCTCAATCTGCCGGTATGAGCCTCCCATTAACGGCAGGCGTAGTACTTAGCGGCGCGATGTTTGGTGATAACCTTTCCATTATCTCTGACACCACTATTGCAGCCACCCGTTCGCAAGGGTGTGATATGAAAGATAAATTCAAAGAAAATATTCGTATTGCGCTTCCAGCAGCCTTTGTCGCGTTGGTAATTTTTGCCTTCAATAACACTGCAACTCAAGTTCCTGAGACTGGTCCTATTGAATGGCTAAAAGTTCTACCTTACGTAACGATTTTAGTGCTTGCAGTGTCAGGCATTAACGTATTTGTTGTTCTCACCATCGGCATTCTTCTGGCTGGCGGAGTAAGTCTGTCATCGATTGATGGCTATGGCCTAACTAACTTTGGGCAAGATATCTATTCTGGCTTTGGTAATATGCAAGAGATCTTCCTGCTATCCATGCTAATTGGTGGTTTGAGTGAACTGATGCGCCGCCAAGGTGGTTTAGCGTTCCTGACCAATTTCGTCAGTGGCATCATTCGCACCTTTGGTTCAAGCCACTCTAAACAAGCGAATGGCCGCGCAAGTGAATTGGGTATCGCAGCCCTTGTATCTATGGTGAATACCTGTACCGCAAACAACACCGTTGCAATCATTGTCTCTGGTAGCGTGGCGCGCCAACTAGCAGAAGAGAATAACGTCTCTCCTCGCCGCTCAGCTAGCCTATTGGATATCTTCTCGTGCGTTGTTCAAGGTGTATTGCCATACGGCGCGCAAGTGTTGCTACTAGGCTCGGTATTTAGTCTTTCTCCATTGGAGATCGTAGCAAACTCATACTACTGTTTTGCTCTTGCAATCACGGCGATTGTAGCGGTATTTATCAAGCATCAAACTCGTCAGCCAACCTCACAAGCTGAATACTAA
- a CDS encoding type I restriction enzyme subunit R domain-containing protein — protein MGLLGGQAKAMVVTSSRKEAVRYKLAFDKYVSEHGYAGIRAMVAFSGEVEFNAADPDSTAFMDQKFTEHNMNPDLKGREMRKAFNTDDYQVMLVANKFQTGFDQPKLCAMYVDKKLAGVECADALA, from the coding sequence ATGGGCTTATTGGGTGGTCAAGCCAAAGCAATGGTGGTTACCAGCTCACGTAAAGAGGCAGTGCGGTATAAACTGGCGTTTGATAAGTACGTGTCTGAACATGGTTATGCGGGCATTCGCGCCATGGTGGCATTCTCTGGTGAAGTGGAATTTAACGCCGCCGACCCAGACAGCACTGCGTTTATGGATCAGAAGTTCACTGAGCACAACATGAACCCTGATCTTAAAGGTCGTGAGATGCGCAAAGCCTTCAACACTGATGATTATCAGGTAATGCTAGTCGCCAACAAGTTCCAGACGGGCTTTGACCAGCCGAAGCTCTGCGCCATGTATGTTGATAAGAAGCTCGCTGGCGTTGAGTGTGCAGACGCTCTCGCCTGA
- a CDS encoding DEAD/DEAH box helicase family protein has protein sequence MVNAAIEGTGNKYLIQHSAGSGKSNSIAWTAHQLSTLHDANGNKFDSVIVVTDRTVLDDQLQDTIYQFEHADGVVGRINRKEGDGSKSEKLATALETSQPIIIVTIQTFPHVLKAIENSTSLKERRYAIIADEAHSSQTGSTARQLKKC, from the coding sequence CTGGTTAACGCCGCGATTGAGGGCACTGGCAATAAATACCTGATCCAACACAGTGCGGGTTCGGGTAAATCTAACTCGATTGCATGGACAGCACACCAACTCTCGACCCTGCATGATGCTAACGGCAACAAGTTTGATTCGGTGATTGTGGTGACTGACCGCACCGTACTGGATGACCAGTTACAAGACACCATCTATCAGTTTGAACATGCCGATGGCGTGGTGGGTCGCATCAACCGCAAAGAAGGCGATGGCTCTAAATCAGAGAAGCTGGCAACGGCACTGGAAACGTCTCAGCCAATCATCATCGTGACCATTCAAACGTTCCCGCATGTGTTAAAGGCGATTGAGAACTCAACGTCACTGAAAGAGCGTCGTTACGCCATCATTGCCGACGAAGCGCACTCATCACAAACAGGTTCAACCGCTCGTCAGCTAAAGAAGTGTTGA
- a CDS encoding type I restriction endonuclease, translated as MLFVNGLPVSTLELKSEFKQAVENAIAQYKLTRLPKDPATKSQNRF; from the coding sequence GTGCTATTCGTTAATGGTTTGCCAGTTTCTACCCTTGAGCTGAAATCTGAGTTCAAACAAGCGGTCGAAAACGCCATTGCGCAGTACAAACTGACCCGTTTACCGAAAGACCCAGCCACTAAAAGCCAGAACCGCTTTTGA
- a CDS encoding restriction endonuclease subunit S, translating to MYVYLTNSTPWLRWIQDLCRVGGGFRLRISRTMLGEQRIPVPPLDEQISIADMLDELSDKHLRCIEQAEKSIVL from the coding sequence ATTTATGTCTACCTGACTAACTCCACTCCTTGGCTAAGATGGATTCAAGATTTATGTAGAGTAGGTGGTGGTTTCCGCTTAAGAATTAGCCGGACAATGTTAGGGGAGCAACGTATCCCCGTACCGCCTTTAGATGAGCAAATTTCAATCGCTGATATGCTTGATGAGCTTAGCGATAAACATTTACGTTGTATCGAGCAAGCTGAAAAATCAATCGTTCTTTGA
- a CDS encoding restriction endonuclease subunit S, with the protein MAFQIRQQGKGSIMHGLNSSIVKSLFLPLPDIEEQSAILSFLEHETAKIDTLIEKQQQLIKLLKEKRQAVISHAVTKGLNPQAPMKDSGVEWFDAVPLHWKIMELKFSAADGYKTFTDGDWIESPYITDSGVRLLQTGNVGIGEFKEKGFRYISESSFKN; encoded by the coding sequence GTGGCTTTTCAAATTAGGCAGCAAGGTAAAGGCTCCATCATGCATGGTTTGAATTCAAGCATTGTTAAAAGCTTGTTCTTACCTTTGCCGGATATTGAAGAGCAAAGCGCAATCCTTTCTTTTCTCGAACACGAAACCGCCAAAATCGACACCTTGATCGAAAAGCAGCAGCAACTGATTAAGCTGCTTAAAGAAAAGCGTCAAGCGGTTATCAGCCATGCGGTGACCAAAGGATTGAACCCGCAAGCACCAATGAAAGATTCTGGTGTGGAGTGGTTTGATGCCGTGCCTCTGCACTGGAAAATTATGGAGTTGAAATTCAGTGCGGCGGATGGATATAAAACATTCACCGATGGTGATTGGATTGAAAGTCCTTACATAACCGATTCTGGTGTACGGTTACTTCAAACTGGAAATGTTGGCATAGGTGAATTTAAAGAAAAAGGTTTTAGATACATTTCTGAATCATCTTTTAAAAATTGA
- a CDS encoding helicase RepA family protein codes for MTVTEYNRSLVGLFEPKREQLDSFVVKSGSQGWDEEVQWIVENQFQANSLNMVYGPSGSFKSFHATDLAACVVTGTPWGTSGVTQGNVIYIAAEGDVGLSKRIKAWELINGQETHNLFRIGQPLALTQSNDFEQLLKVIDFTCRKHGDIKMIVIDTLARCFGNGDENSAKDMGAFIAACDRLKQHTQAAILLVHHTGKDATRGSWQLITQSCIRY; via the coding sequence ATGACTGTTACAGAATATAATCGTTCTTTGGTTGGCTTATTTGAACCAAAACGCGAACAACTTGACTCTTTCGTTGTTAAATCGGGCTCTCAAGGATGGGATGAAGAAGTGCAATGGATTGTTGAAAATCAATTTCAAGCTAATTCATTGAACATGGTTTATGGGCCTTCCGGCTCTTTCAAATCTTTTCATGCTACGGATTTAGCTGCGTGTGTAGTCACTGGCACTCCATGGGGAACAAGCGGTGTGACTCAGGGAAACGTAATATACATTGCTGCAGAAGGGGATGTTGGACTAAGCAAACGGATCAAAGCTTGGGAGCTAATCAATGGCCAAGAAACACACAACCTATTCCGAATTGGGCAACCGCTAGCACTCACGCAAAGTAATGACTTCGAACAATTACTTAAAGTGATTGATTTTACTTGTCGAAAGCATGGCGATATCAAAATGATAGTTATTGATACTCTAGCACGATGCTTTGGTAATGGTGACGAGAATAGTGCCAAAGATATGGGAGCATTTATCGCCGCATGTGACCGCCTGAAACAGCACACCCAAGCAGCTATCTTGCTTGTTCACCATACAGGTAAGGATGCAACAAGGGGCTCGTGGCAACTCATCACTCAAAGCTGCATTAGATACTGA
- a CDS encoding tyrosine-type recombinase/integrase produces MPTLKPEQLGQLMVDLMNANIRRITRLLIEWQLHTMVRPSEAAGAKWNEINWERCFGLFHQSHEKGLEHIVPLTPQALRILNKRKV; encoded by the coding sequence ATGCCCACACTCAAGCCAGAACAGCTTGGTCAACTAATGGTAGACCTTATGAACGCCAATATCAGGCGTATAACAAGACTGCTCATAGAGTGGCAACTTCATACTATGGTTCGTCCATCTGAGGCTGCTGGTGCTAAGTGGAATGAAATTAACTGGGAGAGATGCTTTGGATTGTTCCACCAATCGCATGAAAAAGGTTTAGAACACATCGTTCCATTGACTCCGCAAGCTTTGCGGATACTGAACAAGCGAAAAGTGTAG
- a CDS encoding integrase arm-type DNA-binding domain-containing protein, whose amino-acid sequence MKPTGTKVWLFNYKRPSTHKRTNLSIGRYPIVALKDARNKRDEYLSLLAKGSTH is encoded by the coding sequence ATAAAACCGACTGGTACAAAGGTCTGGCTATTCAACTACAAACGTCCATCAACCCATAAAAGAACAAACCTATCGATTGGCCGATACCCTATCGTTGCTCTTAAAGATGCTAGAAACAAACGCGATGAATACCTATCGCTACTTGCGAAGGGATCGACCCATTAG
- the smpB gene encoding SsrA-binding protein SmpB: MAKKNSKPKAGSNTIALNKKARHEYFIDDEIEAGLELQGWEVKALRQGKANIAESYVFMRDGEAFVSGMTITPLNQASTHVVANPTRVRKLLMSRRELDNLFGRINREGMTLTALSLYWSRSWVKIKIGVAKGKKLHDKRTDLKEKDWAREKARVMKSSLR; the protein is encoded by the coding sequence ATGGCAAAGAAAAATTCAAAACCGAAAGCGGGTAGCAACACTATCGCGCTTAATAAAAAAGCTCGCCACGAATACTTCATTGACGATGAAATAGAAGCTGGCTTGGAGCTACAAGGCTGGGAAGTGAAAGCCCTACGCCAAGGCAAAGCCAATATCGCAGAAAGCTATGTGTTTATGCGTGACGGAGAAGCCTTTGTCAGCGGGATGACCATCACTCCTCTTAATCAAGCATCGACTCACGTTGTCGCGAACCCAACTCGCGTGCGTAAACTACTTATGAGCCGCCGCGAACTCGACAACCTGTTCGGTCGAATTAACCGCGAAGGTATGACGTTAACAGCCCTATCACTCTACTGGTCTCGCTCTTGGGTAAAAATCAAGATTGGTGTGGCAAAAGGTAAGAAACTGCACGATAAACGTACTGATCTTAAAGAAAAAGATTGGGCACGTGAAAAAGCGCGCGTAATGAAGAGCTCATTGCGTTAA
- a CDS encoding SRPBCC family protein, which yields MKQVTRSALVSFSAEQMFDLVNDVASYPEFLPGCSGSRILEASTSGMVASVDVSKAGISKTFTTSNELVAGQAILMNLVDGPFKTLKGGWFFTALDEQACKVELKLEFEFSSKMIEMAFGKIFNELTSNMVNAFTKRAKQVYECYEY from the coding sequence ATGAAGCAAGTCACTCGTTCTGCGTTGGTGTCGTTTAGTGCTGAGCAGATGTTTGATCTAGTCAATGATGTTGCTAGTTATCCTGAATTTTTACCTGGATGTTCCGGTTCGCGTATTCTAGAGGCGAGCACGTCTGGCATGGTTGCTTCAGTCGACGTTTCAAAAGCGGGGATCAGCAAAACCTTTACTACCTCGAATGAGTTGGTAGCAGGGCAAGCGATTTTAATGAATCTCGTCGATGGGCCTTTTAAAACATTGAAAGGCGGTTGGTTTTTTACTGCACTTGATGAACAGGCTTGTAAAGTTGAATTAAAGCTGGAATTTGAGTTTTCTAGCAAGATGATTGAAATGGCTTTCGGCAAAATCTTTAATGAATTGACCAGTAACATGGTGAATGCTTTTACCAAACGCGCGAAACAGGTGTACGAGTGTTATGAGTATTGA
- a CDS encoding RnfH family protein gives MSIESDMIHVEVVYALPHEQRVFTLVVNKAMTVEEIIAQSGVLELYPEIDLKENKVGVYSRNVRLDATVRDGDRIEIYRPLLADPKEIRRKRAEQAKAAGSADPVTGGKPNSLRKTD, from the coding sequence ATGAGTATTGAGTCAGATATGATTCATGTAGAGGTAGTGTATGCACTTCCTCATGAACAACGAGTGTTTACCTTAGTGGTGAACAAGGCAATGACGGTTGAAGAGATCATCGCTCAATCAGGCGTGTTAGAACTTTATCCTGAGATTGATCTTAAAGAGAACAAAGTCGGCGTATACAGCCGTAATGTTCGCTTAGATGCGACGGTGCGCGATGGTGATCGTATTGAGATTTATCGTCCGCTATTAGCGGATCCAAAAGAGATTCGCCGTAAACGTGCAGAACAAGCAAAAGCTGCTGGCTCGGCTGATCCGGTTACAGGTGGTAAGCCAAATTCACTACGCAAGACAGACTAG
- the bamE gene encoding outer membrane protein assembly factor BamE: MQLKKWLIALPLAMTMLTGCSVLEKLVYRIDINQGNYVEQQSVDQLKFGMSKEQVRFVLGSPMLVENGYPNVWYYIYYHTHGHNKPIQRNLIANFDPQGRLVEVTGDYPVSDAFFESIN, translated from the coding sequence ATGCAATTGAAAAAGTGGCTTATCGCACTACCACTCGCGATGACGATGCTGACAGGTTGTTCGGTATTAGAGAAGTTGGTGTATCGCATTGACATCAACCAAGGTAACTATGTCGAACAACAATCAGTCGATCAATTAAAGTTTGGTATGAGCAAGGAGCAGGTGCGTTTCGTATTGGGCTCACCAATGCTAGTAGAAAACGGATACCCAAATGTGTGGTATTACATCTACTACCACACACATGGTCACAATAAACCGATTCAACGCAATCTAATTGCAAATTTTGACCCGCAAGGTCGATTGGTTGAAGTGACTGGTGATTACCCTGTAAGTGATGCTTTCTTTGAAAGTATTAACTAA